From Mesobacillus boroniphilus, the proteins below share one genomic window:
- a CDS encoding methyl-accepting chemotaxis protein, with protein MITSMKMKSTQVFQEDAVLAAIERSLAMIEFDPNGKVLWANENFSRTMGYRVEEMPGLMHKQFCTSEFAESREYMELWRNLRAGKSFQEKIQRVTKRGELLWLEATYTPVFDSTGKVAGVVKVATDISTREVNISGVAEQLQKMSEELSGRAEMGIMRSEEAAFAASKLADESKGSLEILESLKTQVKSIGSIVKTIREIAAQTNLLALNAAIEAARAGEHGRGFNVVAGEVRKLATRVQESIQEVNSHVEGIAGEINKISEATQRSQNGITNNQALNEQAVAAFKEIGSAARELDSQAKTFKDIL; from the coding sequence ATGATTACTAGTATGAAAATGAAGAGTACACAGGTGTTTCAGGAAGATGCGGTATTGGCCGCAATTGAAAGATCACTGGCAATGATTGAGTTCGACCCCAATGGAAAAGTGCTTTGGGCGAATGAGAACTTCTCCAGGACGATGGGATACCGAGTCGAAGAAATGCCCGGCTTAATGCATAAACAATTTTGCACATCTGAATTTGCAGAGAGCAGGGAATACATGGAATTATGGAGGAACCTGCGTGCCGGCAAAAGCTTTCAAGAAAAAATTCAGCGCGTCACTAAAAGAGGTGAACTGCTCTGGCTTGAGGCGACTTATACTCCGGTCTTTGATTCAACAGGTAAAGTCGCTGGAGTGGTGAAGGTGGCAACGGATATTTCCACGCGAGAGGTGAATATATCAGGAGTAGCCGAGCAGCTCCAGAAGATGTCCGAAGAGCTGAGCGGCCGAGCGGAAATGGGCATTATGAGAAGCGAAGAAGCAGCCTTTGCTGCCAGCAAGTTAGCGGACGAATCAAAAGGGAGTCTCGAGATCCTTGAATCCCTGAAAACACAGGTGAAATCAATCGGCAGCATCGTGAAGACCATCCGGGAAATTGCCGCGCAAACGAACCTGCTTGCACTGAACGCAGCCATCGAAGCAGCAAGAGCGGGTGAGCATGGGAGAGGCTTTAATGTCGTTGCCGGTGAAGTAAGAAAACTCGCAACACGAGTGCAGGAATCCATCCAGGAAGTCAACTCACATGTCGAGGGTATCGCAGGTGAAATCAATAAAATCAGCGAGGCCACCCAGCGCTCCCAAAATGGCATAACTAATAACCAGGCACTCAATGAACAGGCAGTCGCAGCCTTCAAGGAAATAGGAAGCGCGGCCCGCGAATTAGACTCGCAAGCCAAAACGTTCAAGGACATATTGTGA
- the rnjA gene encoding ribonuclease J1, with amino-acid sequence METKLKKDLKIFALGGLGEIGKNTYVIEYKNEMVLVDCGIKFPDNELFGIDYVLADYSYLKQNQDKLVGIFVTHGHEDHIGGLPFLLQDVKAPIYGGDFAVELIKSKLQEHKIKGVKFHQINNDTVVEFQNIKVRFFRTTHSIADSFGVVVTTPEGNIVHTGDFKFDLTPVGAGTDFQKIAEISNEGVLCLLSDSTNSEQPGFSVSEKRVGEAIEDIFQTVDGRVIFATFASNIDRVQQVVRSSVRHDRKMAIVGRSMEKTFEIGRRLGYITAPDDAFVNVNEIGKIPSDKLTIICTGSQGEPMAALARIANGTHRQISVIPGDTIVFSSSPIPGNTISVNRVIDKLHRIGAEIIHHKISEVHTSGHGKQEEQKLMIKLLNPKFFIPIHGEYRMLDQHVKLAEQCGIPRETCFILDNGDVLELSADGGQVAGKVPAQPVYVDGSGIGDIGHIVLKDRRVLSQDGLVIVTMMIDREKKQLVNKPTVVTRGFVYVRESGDLMKNVEELIKDKIVTELAGGTKDWSSIKKAVIDVVNPFLYSQTGRRPMILPIIMEV; translated from the coding sequence ATGGAAACGAAATTGAAAAAGGATCTTAAGATTTTCGCTTTGGGCGGTCTTGGTGAGATCGGAAAAAATACGTATGTAATCGAATACAAAAATGAAATGGTACTGGTGGATTGCGGAATCAAGTTTCCGGATAACGAGTTGTTTGGGATTGACTATGTGCTCGCGGATTATTCTTATTTAAAACAAAACCAGGACAAGCTTGTCGGGATTTTCGTGACACATGGCCACGAAGATCACATTGGCGGGCTGCCATTTTTGCTTCAGGATGTAAAAGCACCGATTTACGGCGGTGATTTTGCCGTTGAGCTAATTAAGTCCAAGCTGCAGGAGCACAAAATCAAAGGCGTTAAATTCCACCAAATCAACAATGATACGGTTGTCGAGTTCCAGAATATCAAGGTGCGCTTTTTCCGGACGACGCACAGTATTGCGGATTCTTTCGGTGTTGTCGTGACGACTCCGGAAGGGAATATTGTCCACACAGGTGACTTCAAATTTGACCTCACACCGGTGGGCGCGGGCACTGATTTCCAGAAAATCGCCGAAATAAGCAATGAGGGTGTGCTATGCCTGTTATCAGACAGCACGAACAGTGAACAGCCAGGCTTCTCAGTATCAGAAAAACGTGTAGGCGAAGCAATCGAAGATATTTTCCAGACCGTGGACGGCCGCGTAATTTTTGCGACGTTTGCATCCAATATTGACCGAGTCCAGCAAGTTGTGCGGTCATCAGTAAGGCACGACCGCAAAATGGCCATTGTTGGCCGCAGCATGGAGAAGACCTTTGAAATCGGGCGCAGATTAGGCTACATCACCGCACCGGATGATGCATTCGTCAACGTCAATGAGATCGGGAAGATTCCTAGCGATAAGCTGACAATCATCTGTACAGGAAGCCAGGGAGAACCGATGGCGGCACTTGCGAGAATTGCAAATGGCACGCACAGGCAAATCTCTGTCATTCCCGGAGATACGATTGTATTTTCTTCCTCGCCGATCCCGGGCAACACGATCAGTGTAAATCGCGTGATTGATAAGCTGCACCGTATTGGCGCAGAAATTATCCATCATAAAATCAGCGAGGTCCATACTTCCGGGCATGGTAAGCAGGAAGAACAGAAACTGATGATCAAGCTGCTGAATCCGAAGTTCTTCATTCCGATTCACGGTGAATACCGTATGCTTGACCAGCACGTAAAGTTGGCGGAGCAATGCGGAATCCCGCGTGAAACCTGCTTTATTTTAGATAATGGAGATGTCCTGGAGCTTTCTGCTGATGGCGGCCAGGTTGCGGGGAAAGTACCAGCGCAGCCGGTATATGTCGACGGCAGCGGAATCGGCGATATTGGACATATTGTTTTAAAAGACAGAAGAGTGCTGTCACAGGATGGACTTGTAATCGTCACAATGATGATCGATCGCGAAAAAAAGCAGCTTGTCAACAAGCCGACGGTCGTGACAAGAGGATTCGTTTACGTCAGGGAATCAGGCGATCTTATGAAAAATGTTGAAGAATTGATCAAGGATAAAATTGTAACAGAACTGGCAGGCGGCACGAAGGACTGGTCGAGCATCAAGAAGGCAGTCATCGACGTCGTCAACCCATTCCTGTACAGCCAGACAGGCAGAAGGCCGATGATTTTGCCGATTATTATGGAAGTCTAA
- a CDS encoding SulP family inorganic anion transporter, with amino-acid sequence MENQSYLESWFGNIKGDILSGLVVTIALIPEAIAFSIIAGVDPMVGLYASFTIAVVIAFVGGRPGMISAATGAMALLFIDLVAEHGIQYLLAATILTGIIQILFGVFRLSRYMKFIPRSVMVGFVNALAILIFMSQLENFENATWHVYALAGLTLLIIYLLPYITKAVPSTLVAIVVVTFIVILMGIDVRTVGDMGTLTRTLPVFLLPDIPITLETLLIVLPYSLALAVVGLLESLLTATIVDDMTDSESDKNTESKGQGIANIVTGFFGGMAGCAMIGQSVINVKSGGRKRLSALVAGVFLMLLIVLLGDIVVQIPMATLAGVMIMVSISTFDWSSIRTLHLLPRTDAIVMVITVLTVIFTHNLAIGVFTGILLSAIFFVSKISQVDVESSVVNKRRTYKLKGELFFASVTELQKQFDYKEDIEFIELDLRKTHLWDDSAVAAVEKIVGKFEEAGKKVVVSGMNQESSDLAEKLANKLGSH; translated from the coding sequence TTGGAAAATCAAAGTTATCTCGAGTCTTGGTTTGGAAATATTAAAGGAGATATTCTTTCTGGACTTGTTGTTACCATTGCCCTGATTCCGGAGGCGATCGCCTTCTCAATCATCGCAGGTGTTGACCCGATGGTGGGATTGTATGCTTCTTTCACCATAGCGGTTGTGATTGCTTTTGTAGGCGGCAGGCCAGGAATGATTTCGGCCGCCACGGGAGCAATGGCCTTATTGTTTATCGATTTGGTCGCGGAGCATGGAATCCAGTATTTATTGGCGGCAACAATTTTAACGGGAATTATTCAAATACTATTCGGCGTTTTCAGGCTTTCTAGATATATGAAATTCATTCCGCGGTCTGTCATGGTCGGCTTTGTCAATGCACTGGCCATCCTGATTTTTATGTCACAGCTCGAAAATTTCGAAAACGCGACCTGGCATGTGTACGCATTGGCAGGTTTAACACTGTTGATCATTTATTTGCTTCCTTACATAACAAAAGCTGTGCCATCGACGTTAGTTGCGATTGTTGTTGTGACCTTTATTGTGATTTTGATGGGCATCGATGTCAGGACAGTAGGGGATATGGGCACATTGACGAGGACGCTGCCTGTATTTTTGCTTCCCGATATTCCTATAACACTTGAAACGCTGTTGATTGTGCTTCCATATTCATTAGCCCTTGCGGTAGTCGGTTTATTGGAGTCGCTGCTGACTGCCACGATTGTCGATGATATGACGGACTCAGAAAGCGATAAGAACACGGAAAGCAAGGGGCAGGGTATCGCCAATATCGTAACCGGCTTTTTCGGCGGGATGGCAGGATGTGCGATGATTGGCCAATCGGTCATCAATGTTAAATCTGGCGGCAGGAAAAGGTTGTCAGCCCTCGTAGCTGGTGTTTTCTTGATGCTGTTGATCGTCTTGTTAGGTGATATTGTCGTCCAAATCCCAATGGCCACGCTTGCTGGGGTGATGATTATGGTTTCGATTAGCACTTTTGACTGGTCGTCGATCAGGACACTGCATCTGCTGCCGAGAACAGATGCAATTGTGATGGTTATTACGGTATTGACGGTAATTTTTACTCATAATCTTGCCATTGGAGTATTCACAGGTATCCTGTTGAGCGCGATATTCTTTGTCTCGAAGATTTCACAAGTGGATGTCGAGAGCTCAGTCGTGAATAAACGCCGGACATATAAGCTGAAGGGGGAGCTGTTTTTCGCTTCTGTTACAGAACTCCAAAAGCAATTCGATTACAAAGAAGACATCGAATTTATTGAGCTGGATTTGAGGAAGACTCACCTTTGGGATGATTCAGCAGTTGCTGCCGTGGAGAAAATCGTCGGCAAGTTTGAAGAGGCTG